The Cylindrospermopsis curvispora GIHE-G1 genome contains a region encoding:
- a CDS encoding peptidylprolyl isomerase, translating into MLEKINVGDQDILYHLKISCQMPNILDAIASRKIVTQTAMKEDIQITTAELQQAADNLRLANNLVKAEDTWAWLKRHYLSLDNFEEIAYTNLLSAKLANHLFADQVESFFYAHQLEYIAAAIYEVILDDEDLALEIFYALQEGEISFHEVARQYIQNPELRRAGGYQGMRERKDFRPEIAAAIFAANPPQILKPITTPQGVRIIMVEEIIQPQLNEQIRLRIIGDLFTNWLRQQISTLEIEVNLAAKYNLPISPLIITQTS; encoded by the coding sequence ATGTTAGAAAAAATCAATGTTGGTGATCAAGATATTCTGTATCACCTAAAAATATCTTGTCAAATGCCCAACATATTAGATGCGATCGCCAGTAGGAAAATAGTGACACAGACAGCGATGAAAGAGGATATTCAGATAACCACAGCGGAACTACAGCAAGCAGCGGACAATCTGAGATTAGCCAATAACCTAGTCAAAGCAGAAGACACTTGGGCCTGGTTAAAGAGACACTATTTATCCCTAGATAACTTTGAAGAAATTGCCTACACCAACCTACTATCTGCCAAATTAGCTAATCATTTATTTGCAGACCAAGTGGAATCATTTTTTTATGCTCATCAACTGGAATACATTGCAGCAGCAATTTATGAAGTCATATTAGATGATGAAGATTTAGCCCTAGAAATATTTTATGCCTTGCAGGAAGGGGAAATTAGCTTTCATGAAGTAGCTCGTCAATATATTCAAAATCCAGAACTCCGTAGAGCGGGGGGATATCAAGGTATGCGTGAGCGCAAAGATTTCAGACCAGAAATTGCTGCGGCCATTTTTGCTGCTAATCCCCCACAAATCCTCAAACCCATCACCACACCCCAGGGAGTGCGTATCATCATGGTAGAAGAGATTATTCAACCCCAGTTGAATGAACAGATACGTCTGAGAATTATAGGAGATTTATTTACAAATTGGTTGAGACAACAAATAAGTACCCTAGAAATCGAAGTTAATTTAGCAGCTAAATACAATCTACCCATCTCCCCCCTTATCATCACTCAGACTAGTTAA
- a CDS encoding Calx-beta domain-containing protein translates to MAKITNQGLNSALHQLWVFSLSGDFWQVLDTAFGTEYNRENAQILRLQWQKGDFSQLSQIEIVDSGILGDGNGAYSSSENRIYLSSKLIEKGTLGLVSKVLIEEIGHYVDAYINTVDSPGDEGAIFAALVLGEGLNKDEISRLKAEEDLASVTIDGKTVEVEKNGSILPVVAWTRLLGTSGIDFGADLTVGTDGSLYVVGFTEGNLDGSNRGLQDAFIAKYDENGTNVWKKQFGTVAGDIADAVTISGDGFIYVAGVTGGNLGGQNSTGLGAFIRKYDPDGNEVWTQLVDINTGSLNIAYAVVAGSDSSIYISGSTIDPTQTSVGGQLLSDAFVSKYDSSGTKIWTKLLGTLSGNEEAIALTVGSDQSIYVTGYTEWKLDGENYNGATDVFVSKYDPNGNRIWTRVLGTIEDETPSGLATDSSGFIYVSGTSGGNLDGQPNSGLSDVFISKYSSDGSKVWTKLIGTSGDDLGSLSIGNDNSIYLGVSPDIQLDPNSYLGFQASESFITKYSTNGDQIWKSPPLLTGSNYPTTLTTGKDGSIYLGGITDSNLDGQNNSGSFDVFITKLEDDVPTLAIAPENANQPEGDSGSKAFTFIVNRSGYILTPVSVDYTVQSPVLTAVIDGMESAIGDDFVGGVFPSGRVNFVGNETSKVITVNVQGDTTPEVDGDFPSVDVFTVTLSNATGGATITTATAVGTIQNDDVVVAPGLAIASTGATQTEGNSGTKAFPFTVTRSGDTTSSSSANWAVTGFGTNQADVTDFGGTLPTGTVNFTAGETSKTIIVDVLGDTTVEPDEGFTVTLSNPTNATITTATAVGTIQNDDVVAPGLAIASTGATQTEGNSGTKAFPFTVTRSGDTTSSSSANWAVTGFGTNQADVTDFGGTLPTGTVNFTAGETSKTIIVDVLGDTTVEPDEGFTVTLSNPTNATITTATAVGTIQNDDVVAPGLAIAPTNAIQTEGNIGTKAFTFTVTRSGDTTSSSSANWAVTGSSTNQADVTDFGGTLPSGMVSFAAGETSQIITVNVSGDTTFEPDEGFTVTLSNPIGAVLGTSSVGTNIRESASGGYGVTEKFYNISSGDGIFTLNYNMYGIPDKAEILVNNVLQNQTNGFVSGGGSLDLNSVKLKAGDQVKVIITGNDPDTGWDYSVDYSGGISSLNYIASGVIINDDTQVTQVNLAVSPTTVTEDGNNNLIYTFTRTGSITNTLAVNYTIGGTATLDTDYTGIISAGTTKTVTFAAGSSTATVTIDPIADTTVEGDETVELTLAPGTGYNIDTTSVVTGTITNDDRTLTPITNYAPNVNISTGLVFSTNGGGNLSLDTNRLSMSNEVTGVQNGTKSNFNHLFGLYEVVDADGGINTGSGIVKPGDRDYAFHALTTARVKDFIVQAGNSDIPSTATQLGSGVSLQGNKFYAPFVIANCGTYFPNLQQGVEDFIAAENGDVNRFANAPKHVRDLVATEVGNEFNNAPRFVQEPVAYFSFGSANPDKSPHLRSYGNGVYGFEDLPATATQYSNNDFNDAVFALS, encoded by the coding sequence GTGGCGAAAATAACTAATCAGGGCTTAAATAGTGCATTGCACCAGCTGTGGGTTTTTTCTTTGTCAGGTGACTTTTGGCAAGTGTTGGATACGGCATTTGGTACGGAATATAACAGAGAAAATGCCCAAATACTGAGGTTACAGTGGCAAAAAGGGGATTTTAGTCAGTTATCGCAAATAGAGATTGTAGATAGCGGTATTCTAGGCGATGGTAATGGTGCATACTCGTCAAGTGAGAATAGGATTTATCTGTCTAGCAAGTTAATAGAGAAGGGCACTTTAGGTTTAGTTAGCAAGGTGCTTATAGAGGAAATAGGGCATTATGTAGATGCTTATATTAATACAGTGGATAGTCCCGGAGATGAAGGGGCGATTTTTGCTGCATTGGTTTTGGGTGAAGGATTAAATAAGGATGAGATTAGTCGGTTAAAAGCAGAAGAAGATCTAGCATCAGTAACCATTGATGGCAAAACAGTAGAAGTAGAAAAGAATGGTTCAATCTTGCCCGTAGTAGCTTGGACACGTTTATTAGGAACCAGCGGTATTGATTTTGGTGCGGACTTAACTGTGGGAACTGACGGATCCCTCTACGTAGTTGGTTTCACGGAGGGCAATCTGGATGGAAGCAATAGGGGACTTCAAGACGCTTTTATTGCCAAATACGACGAAAATGGCACAAATGTTTGGAAAAAACAATTTGGTACTGTTGCAGGTGACATTGCTGATGCAGTAACCATATCTGGTGATGGATTTATCTATGTAGCTGGGGTTACAGGAGGGAACCTTGGTGGTCAGAATAGCACCGGTTTGGGAGCGTTTATTAGAAAATATGATCCAGATGGCAATGAAGTTTGGACCCAGTTGGTAGATATAAATACTGGTAGTCTAAATATTGCCTATGCAGTGGTTGCTGGCAGTGATAGTTCCATATATATCTCAGGAAGCACTATTGACCCAACCCAAACTAGTGTAGGTGGTCAGTTACTTTCCGATGCTTTTGTTAGTAAATATGACTCAAGTGGTACTAAGATTTGGACAAAGTTACTGGGAACACTTAGTGGTAATGAAGAGGCTATTGCTTTAACTGTCGGCAGTGACCAATCAATTTATGTCACAGGTTATACTGAGTGGAAATTGGATGGAGAAAACTACAATGGAGCGACAGATGTATTTGTCAGTAAATATGATCCAAATGGCAACCGGATTTGGACGAGGGTATTAGGAACAATTGAAGATGAAACACCATCGGGGTTAGCTACAGATAGTAGCGGATTTATCTATGTTAGTGGTACGAGCGGTGGAAATTTAGATGGGCAACCTAATAGCGGTTTATCAGATGTATTTATTAGCAAGTACAGTTCAGATGGAAGTAAAGTTTGGACAAAGCTAATAGGTACTAGTGGAGATGATCTAGGATCTTTAAGCATTGGGAATGATAACTCCATTTATCTGGGGGTTTCTCCAGATATCCAGCTTGACCCTAATTCTTACCTTGGATTTCAAGCATCTGAGAGCTTTATCACCAAGTACAGTACGAACGGTGATCAAATCTGGAAAAGTCCCCCCTTGTTGACTGGTAGTAATTATCCAACCACCCTAACCACGGGAAAAGATGGCTCGATCTATTTAGGTGGGATAACTGATAGCAACCTGGATGGACAAAATAATAGTGGATCTTTTGATGTCTTTATCACTAAGTTAGAAGATGATGTTCCCACATTGGCGATCGCTCCTGAAAATGCTAACCAACCTGAGGGAGATAGTGGTAGCAAGGCATTCACATTTATTGTCAACCGGAGTGGCTATATCTTAACTCCAGTCAGTGTTGATTATACAGTACAAAGTCCCGTACTTACCGCTGTTATAGATGGGATGGAATCCGCTATTGGGGATGACTTTGTGGGAGGTGTTTTTCCCTCGGGAAGAGTTAACTTTGTAGGAAATGAAACTAGTAAAGTGATCACAGTGAATGTGCAAGGAGACACTACCCCTGAAGTGGATGGTGATTTCCCCAGCGTGGATGTCTTTACGGTTACCCTCTCTAATGCCACTGGTGGGGCAACTATTACCACTGCAACTGCTGTAGGAACTATCCAAAACGATGATGTTGTTGTTGCTCCTGGACTGGCGATCGCATCTACCGGCGCCACTCAAACGGAAGGGAACTCAGGTACAAAAGCTTTTCCCTTTACTGTTACCCGCAGTGGAGATACTACTAGTAGCAGCAGTGCTAATTGGGCAGTTACTGGATTTGGCACTAACCAAGCAGATGTCACGGATTTTGGTGGAACCCTGCCAACTGGTACAGTGAATTTTACAGCAGGTGAAACTAGTAAAACTATCATAGTAGATGTGTTAGGAGACACCACTGTTGAACCGGATGAAGGGTTTACAGTTACCCTCTCCAACCCCACTAATGCTACCATTACCACTGCTACTGCTGTAGGAACTATCCAAAACGATGATGTTGTTGCTCCTGGACTGGCGATCGCATCTACCGGTGCCACTCAAACGGAAGGGAACTCAGGTACAAAAGCTTTTCCCTTTACTGTTACCCGCAGTGGAGATACCACTAGTAGCAGCAGTGCTAATTGGGCAGTTACTGGATTTGGCACTAACCAAGCAGATGTCACGGATTTTGGTGGAACCCTGCCAACTGGTACAGTGAATTTTACAGCAGGTGAAACTAGTAAAACTATCATAGTAGATGTGTTAGGAGACACCACTGTTGAACCGGATGAAGGGTTTACAGTTACCCTCTCCAACCCGACCAATGCTACCATTACCACTGCTACTGCTGTAGGAACTATCCAAAACGATGATGTTGTTGCTCCTGGACTGGCGATCGCCCCTACCAATGCCATTCAAACAGAAGGAAATATAGGCACAAAAGCCTTTACTTTTACTGTTACCCGCAGTGGAGATACCACTAGTAGCAGCAGTGCTAATTGGGCAGTAACAGGGTCTAGCACTAACCAAGCAGATGTTACGGATTTTGGTGGAACACTACCAAGTGGTATGGTCAGTTTTGCAGCAGGTGAAACCAGTCAAATCATCACAGTGAACGTGTCAGGAGACACCACATTTGAACCGGATGAAGGGTTTACAGTTACCCTCTCCAACCCCATAGGAGCAGTTTTGGGTACATCCTCTGTCGGAACTAATATCCGAGAGTCAGCTTCAGGTGGTTATGGGGTGACCGAGAAGTTTTACAATATTTCATCAGGAGATGGTATCTTTACGCTGAACTATAATATGTACGGTATTCCAGATAAAGCGGAGATACTTGTCAATAATGTGTTGCAAAACCAAACTAATGGATTTGTCTCTGGAGGGGGATCTTTAGACCTGAATTCAGTCAAATTAAAAGCTGGAGACCAGGTCAAAGTGATAATTACTGGTAATGATCCCGATACAGGTTGGGACTACAGCGTGGATTATAGTGGGGGAATAAGTTCTTTGAACTATATTGCCAGTGGTGTTATTATCAATGATGATACCCAAGTCACCCAGGTCAACCTAGCTGTCTCCCCTACCACCGTTACAGAAGATGGAAATAATAACCTAATCTACACCTTCACCCGCACTGGTTCCATCACTAACACTCTAGCTGTAAACTACACCATTGGGGGAACAGCTACCCTAGACACGGATTACACAGGGATTATCAGTGCAGGAACCACAAAGACTGTCACTTTTGCTGCTGGGTCATCCACCGCTACAGTTACTATTGACCCCATAGCTGACACCACAGTAGAAGGGGATGAAACAGTGGAGTTAACTTTGGCTCCTGGCACTGGTTACAACATTGACACCACCAGTGTAGTCACAGGAACAATTACCAATGACGATCGCACCCTCACCCCCATTACTAATTACGCACCCAACGTTAATATATCCACGGGTTTGGTTTTCAGTACCAATGGGGGAGGAAATCTGTCTTTAGACACAAATAGACTATCCATGTCTAATGAAGTTACCGGTGTCCAAAATGGAACAAAGTCCAATTTTAACCACTTATTTGGACTATACGAGGTTGTGGATGCTGACGGAGGAATTAATACCGGTAGCGGGATCGTAAAACCAGGAGACAGGGATTATGCGTTTCATGCTCTCACCACTGCTAGAGTCAAGGACTTCATAGTACAAGCAGGTAATAGCGATATTCCCAGCACCGCTACACAATTAGGGTCTGGTGTGTCACTTCAAGGTAATAAGTTTTATGCTCCTTTTGTGATTGCTAACTGTGGAACTTACTTCCCTAATTTACAACAGGGAGTAGAAGATTTCATCGCTGCTGAAAATGGAGACGTAAACCGGTTTGCCAATGCACCTAAACATGTGCGAGACCTTGTTGCTACGGAAGTAGGTAATGAGTTCAATAATGCACCTAGATTCGTACAGGAACCTGTAGCCTATTTTAGCTTTGGGTCAGCTAATCCCGATAAATCTCCCCATCTCCGTTCCTATGGTAATGGGGTCTATGGATTTGAGGATTTACCCGCTACCGCTACCCAATATTCCAACAATGATTTCAATGATGCGGTTTTTGCTCTTTCTTAA